The genomic stretch ACAAGCATTAAAAATATATATTGCAGAAACGGACGTTTCTCTTTCCTGCATATAGAAATCCGCTGAATGCTGAATATGATCAGACATATTACAAATAGCGTGGAAAAAATATTATTAAAGATAATACCCCCATTAGGCAACGGGAAATAATGATTAATCAGATCATTGCCAAAGTTCATAAATACAAATCCAAACCATAAACGCATTAAATATTTTACCGGATTTCTTGTGTATCTCATGCCATTGGCTGTAGCAAAGATGAATAGAGGCGCTGATAATCTGCCCAGTATTGTAAACCACAGCGGAACCTGGAAAACACCTGTAAAAGTATAGTGAATATGATCGAATACCATGAGCACCAAAGCAATTATTTTAATCTGAAAACTATTGAGTCCTTTTTGTAACATTTATAATCTCCTTTTCTATTTCTGAATTATGTCTATTATAATTCCATCTGCCTCTGTCAGCCATTGATTTTACTTACATGGAACGAACAT from Lacrimispora sphenoides JCM 1415 encodes the following:
- a CDS encoding TraX family protein, with amino-acid sequence MLQKGLNSFQIKIIALVLMVFDHIHYTFTGVFQVPLWFTILGRLSAPLFIFATANGMRYTRNPVKYLMRLWFGFVFMNFGNDLINHYFPLPNGGIIFNNIFSTLFVICLIIFSIQRISICRKEKRPFLQYIFLMLVPVFSSIIIMLAMSDPGLFFITRGIMLFVPSLLFCEGGIVLVVLGVGLYLCNQDKKKIGIFYFLLSLLIFAMGYNPEIGVKSMFLDNIQWYMLFALPFMLLYNKQKGRGMKYFFYAFYPAHIYILTILAYIISIH